The Mercenaria mercenaria strain notata chromosome 10, MADL_Memer_1, whole genome shotgun sequence genome contains a region encoding:
- the LOC123560692 gene encoding uncharacterized protein K02A2.6-like produces the protein MVEEACKSCIVCQAASPGCTPDPIKPTPLPRDVFSEVSCDFCGPFPDGYLLLVVICDYSRFPIVERVRSTSAETVIPRLESIFSIFGYPDVLRTDNEPPFQSRTFREYADKSGFKHKRITPLHPQGNAIVERFMAPLQKSVKTAIASGQDYKRALNRYLMNFRNSPQSSTQKAPSELMYNRKVKTKLPSMTFEKQDTDVRDRDSLSKSKNKLYADKNRRAQPSALKIGDRVLLKREQRNKFETMFDPTPGIVIARKGSMLTIKHRGKEITRDVSKFRVVQGGHEPAQTKPADTVFAPRQRSQRKRRPPRRFVNE, from the coding sequence ATGGTTGAAGAAGCATGCAAATCATGCATTGTGTGCCAAGCTGCATCACCAGGATGTACTCCAGATCCGATAAAACCAACACCTCTGCCACGAGATGTGTTTTCTGAAGTGAGTTGTGACTTTTGCGGACCATTCCCGGACGGGTACCTGTTATTAGTGGTAATATGCGATTATAGTCGTTTTCCAATAGTTGAGAGAGTCAGGTCAACATCCGCAGAAACTGTCATACCGCGTTTGGAATCAATATTTTCGATATTTGGATATCCAGACGTATTGAGAACGGACAATGAACCTCCATTTCAGAGTCGTACTTTCAGAGAATATGCTGATAAGTCGGGATTTAAACATAAACGAATTACTCCATTGCACCCACAAGGAAATGCAATAGTCGAGCGATTCATGGCACCATTGCAAAAATCAGTTAAAACCGCAATAGCATCAGGTCAAGATTATAAGAGAGCGTTGAATAGATATCTAATGAATTTTCGCAATTCGCCACAATCTTCAACACAAAAAGCTCCTAGTGAATTAATGTACAATCggaaagtaaaaacgaaattgCCATCAATGACATTTGAAAAGCAAGACACAGATGTTCGCGACAGGGACAGTCTGTCAAAATCGAAAAACAAACTTTATGCGGACAAAAACAGAAGAGCACAGCCAAGTGCATTGAAAATTGGAGACCGTGTGTTACTAAAACGAGAACAACGTAACAAATTTGAGACAATGTTTGACCCTACACCTGGCATTGTCATTGCTAGGAAAGGTTCAATGCTAACAATCAAGCACAGAGGAAAGGAAATTACACGAGACGTGTCAAAGTTCAGGGTAGTTCAAGGTGGTCATGAGCCGGCGCAGACGAAACCTGCAGATACTGTATTTGCACCACGTCAAAGGTCGCAAAGAAAACGACGACCGCCTAGACGTTTTGTCAATGAATGA
- the LOC123561432 gene encoding uncharacterized protein LOC123561432, translating to MAIFSKLYNALRAEIRSSGLSGETELDVRCICCSRKEPLLRFTDLQRGDHICIGGQYFAFNIGDRQVSAYTHHAIVKAVDVLTPATARVTRIHFYTTPYDLSIRIQETIDLLDLHYHEINIIRYRHPTHKPETIIKRAEGLIEQNKHAKYSVLSCNCEHFCNWCCVGSEDSYQADNAREVLRAILAGTVNIGGKILKVVCKLLLLSVEDLSKVAVGALVAVPWGVLAVMAILYLIYTIYRHHKLDTDLKAGKICSACCLHRKHELWIQFGAYCALQAGGLGLLSMIIAAGATGGIVAGALIVCSLLSLVCISAVPKLRQLFCSPFQGRLVRVKSMKNIWIGDVISFDHWKISHDGIVTAVKIYPETRKKKGYVKVIHYSLPTLFGRRTVAEERVEIDLGKHLILGHDYTGYKVHEPEIVVHRAKQRLGETKFGLMSNRSCHFCHWAKVNEDLHDEDVIVPETDQTVMQYLKEVDPKDTISNLPEHSLHVDHKRGRKHASKAVETTWARIRDDIKPGQIVAFKYRGFWHKAVSTKVRFDKHVQSKVSVTLVHYGRQRKVCEETLQFNLNYQDVWIYKYHPLYRHRKDDVIRRARARIGEESYRLLYHWSSHLAREIVVKDKDAKVTDIDEIKQGDVITFYYWSFEHDAVVTKVTRGESKENTIGQLRIIHYALDHLFAVRTVKEEFMPVNLKKELVYLKGYDGYITYPTETVVKRARSRLGEQRFSLSGNTSSDLVHWAKVVQTPVVVSKSQMQATQAPGTEDDTYLLVPNAGEQCEEFQYFRATSWSDLYPGIIVEYRYYWIWHQGILSYKDEKRKRIKVIHYGADHLFATRTIMEESMQLDLRYDNIWIYRGHPRQCYKAGIVLEKARKRLGEQRWEAGNRSWDFCKDCVLKKRSKEV from the coding sequence ATGGCAATATTCAGTAAATTGTACAATGCACTGAGAGCAGAGATTCGGTCTAGTGGTCTGTCTGGAGAAACGGAGCTGGACGTGAGATGTATATGTTGCTCGCGAAAAGAACCACTTCTCCGTTTTACCGACCTCCAAAGAGGAGATCATATATGTATTGGTGGTCAGTACTTCGCGTTTAACATTGGAGACCGCCAGGTCTCCGCGTACACACATCATGCGATTGTTAAGGCTGTTGATGTTCTTACCCCAGCTACAGCTCGTGTGACACGAATTCACTTTTACACAACACCGTACGACCTGTCAATTCGAATACAAGAAACAATTGATCTTCTTGACTTACATTATCACGAAATAAACATTATTCGATACAGGCACCCAACGCACAAACCTGAAACTATTATTAAAAGGGCTGAAGGACTGatagaacaaaacaaacatgcaAAATACTCAGTATTGTCTTGTAATTGTGAACACTTTTGTAACTGGTGCTGTGTTGGAAGTGAAGATAGCTATCAAGCTGATAACGCCAGGGAAGTATTGAGAGCAATTTTAGCAGGAACAGTAAATATAGGTGGCAAGATTTTAAAGGTTGTTTGTAAACTGCTTTTGTTATCAGTTGAAGATTTATCAAAGGTAGCAGTTGGTGCTCTTGTTGCTGTACCATGGGGTGTTCTTGCAGTAATGGCGATATTGTATCTTATTTACACGATTTACCGCCATCATAAGTTAGATACAGATTTAAAGGCTGGTAAAATTTGTTCCGCTTGCTGTCTGCACAGAAAGCATGAGTTGTGGATTCAGTTTGGGGCATATTGTGCACTTCAAGCAGGTGGACTTGGTTTGTTATCAATGATCATTGCTGCTGGAGCTACTGGGGGCATTGTGGCTGGAGCTTTGATCGTATGTAGTCTTTTGTCCTTGGTATGTATTTCTGCGGTTCCAAAGCTTCGCCAACTGTTTTGTTCCCCTTTTCAAGGTCGGTTGGTGAGAgttaaaagtatgaaaaatatcTGGATCGGGGATGTAATTTCGTTTGATCATTGGAAGATTTCTCATGACGGAATAGTAACCGCCGTCAAAATCTACCCTGAGACGAGAAAGAAAAAAGGTTATGTTAAGGTCATACATTACTCCCTCCCAACTCTATTTGGTCGTAGAACTGTTGCTGAGGAAAGAGTTGAAATTGATCTGGGAAAACATTTAATTCTTGGCCACGATTATACTGGCTACAAAGTTCATGAACCGGAAATTGTAGTTCATCGAGCCAAACAGAGGTTAGGTGAAACGAAATTCGGTCTGATGTCAAATCGTTCCTGTCATTTTTGCCACTGGGCGAAAGTTAACGAAGATCTGCATGATGAAGATGTTATTGTCCCAGAAACAGACCAGACTGTGATGCAGTATTTGAAAGAAGTTGACCCAAAAGATACAATTTCTAATTTACCAGAGCACTCACTTCATGTTGATCACAAGAGAGGAAGAAAACATGCATCAAAGGCTGTTGAAACAACATGGGCACGAATAAGAGACGACATAAAACCTGGACAAATAGTAGCGTTCAAATACAGAGGTTTCTGGCATAAGGCTGTCAGCACCAAAGTTCGCTTTGACAAGCATGTCCAATCAAAGGTATCTGTTACTCTTGTTCACTATGGAAGACAGAGAAAAGTCTGTGAAGAGACCTTACAATTTAATCTAAATTATCAGGATGTATGGATTTACAAATATCACCCACTTTACCGACACAGAAAAGATGATGTCATCAGACGCGCGCGAGCCAGAATTGGAGAAGAGAGTTACAGACTGTTATATCATTGGTCTTCTCATCTTGCAAGAGAAATTGTTGTCAAGGACAAAGATGCAAAAGTGACGGACATTGACGAAATAAAGCAGGGGGATGTGATTACCTTCTATTACTGGTCGTTTGAACATGATGCAGTCGTAACAAAGGTCACTCGAGGCGAATCCAAAGAAAACACGATTGGTCAGTTGAGAATAATTCACTACGCACTGGATCATCTTTTTGCAGTTAGAACCGTTAAAGAAGAATTTATGCCGGTGAATTTGAAGAAAGAGCTTGTATATTTGAAGGGGTATGACGGTTATATTACTTATCCAACAGAAACGGTTGTAAAGCGGGCACGATCGAGATTAGGCGAGCAACGATTCTCACTCAGTGGAAACACGTCATCGGACCTTGTTCATTGGGCGAAAGTAGTACAAACTCCAGTGGTAGTTTCGAAATCGCAGATGCAAGCCACCCAAGCACCTGGCACCGAAGATGACACTTATCTTCTTGTACCGAATGCTGGCGAGCAGTGCGAGGAGTTTCAGTATTTTCGCGCCACCTCATGGTCCGACTTGTATCCAGGTATAATAGTTGAATATCGATACTACTGGATTTGGCACCAAGGAATCCTTTCCTACAAGGACGAGAAGAGAAAGAGAATCAAGGTGATCCACTACGGAGCAGACCATCTGTTTGCAACACGAACCATCATGGAGGAAAGCATGCAGTTAGACTTGCGTTATGATAACATTTGGATATACAGAGGACATCCGAGGCAATGCTATAAGGCGGGAATAGTTCTAGAAAAAGCTCGAAAGCGACTCGGAGAGCAAAGATGGGAAGCAGGAAATAGGTCTTGGGACTTCTGTAAAGATTGTGTTCTTAAAAAGAGGTCGAAGGAGGTGTAA